A window of the Streptomyces sp. NBC_01351 genome harbors these coding sequences:
- a CDS encoding pyridoxal phosphate-dependent aminotransferase, which produces MPISHVNSRLAQAGTSIFAEMSTLAAETGSINLGQGFPDTDGPAEIARAAADAILDGRGNQYPPGPGVPELRESITHHQKRFYGIDLDPDSEVLVTAGATEAIAASLLALLEPGDEVIAFEPTYDSYAACIAMAGGTHVPVTLHPPAFRPDLEALRAAVTPRTRILLLNSPHNPTGMVLTREELASIAELAAERDLLVISDEVYEHLVFGVEHVPVSTLPGMRERTLTIGSGGKTFSFTGWKVGWVTGPAALVSAVRTAKQFLTYVSSGPFQYAMAEALKLPDSYFGDLQQDLLLKRDLLADGLRAAGFVVYPPDGTYFITAGIRGLGDEDGLDFCRALPGRCGVAAIPNQVFYRDPGAQALGLVRFTFCKKTGVLTEAVERLGSLAGAVGAPAGARTTA; this is translated from the coding sequence ATGCCCATATCCCATGTCAACAGCCGCCTGGCTCAGGCCGGGACGTCGATCTTCGCCGAGATGTCCACGCTCGCCGCCGAGACGGGCTCGATCAACCTGGGTCAGGGATTCCCCGACACCGATGGCCCCGCCGAGATCGCCCGGGCCGCCGCCGACGCGATCCTCGACGGCCGCGGGAACCAGTACCCGCCGGGCCCGGGCGTTCCCGAGCTCCGCGAATCCATCACACACCATCAGAAGCGTTTCTACGGAATCGACTTGGACCCCGACTCCGAGGTGCTCGTCACCGCCGGTGCGACAGAGGCGATCGCCGCGTCACTGCTCGCCCTGCTCGAGCCCGGTGACGAGGTGATCGCCTTTGAGCCCACCTATGACTCCTACGCGGCGTGCATCGCCATGGCCGGTGGCACACACGTCCCGGTCACCCTGCATCCGCCGGCCTTCCGCCCCGATCTGGAGGCGCTGCGGGCCGCCGTCACCCCGCGCACCCGGATCCTGCTGCTCAACTCCCCCCACAATCCCACCGGAATGGTCCTCACCCGTGAGGAGCTGGCCTCGATCGCCGAACTCGCGGCGGAGCGCGATCTGCTGGTGATCTCGGACGAGGTGTACGAGCACCTCGTGTTCGGTGTGGAACACGTCCCGGTGTCCACGCTCCCGGGGATGCGCGAGCGCACCCTCACCATCGGCTCGGGCGGCAAGACCTTCTCCTTCACCGGCTGGAAGGTCGGCTGGGTGACCGGACCGGCCGCGCTGGTCTCGGCGGTCCGTACGGCCAAGCAGTTCCTCACCTACGTCTCCAGCGGGCCGTTCCAGTACGCGATGGCCGAGGCGCTGAAGCTGCCCGACAGCTACTTCGGCGACCTGCAGCAGGATCTGCTGCTCAAGCGCGACCTGCTGGCCGATGGCCTGCGGGCCGCCGGGTTCGTGGTCTACCCGCCGGACGGCACGTACTTCATCACCGCGGGCATCAGGGGTCTCGGCGATGAGGACGGACTCGATTTCTGCCGGGCGCTGCCCGGGCGGTGCGGGGTGGCCGCCATCCCCAACCAGGTGTTCTACAGGGACCCCGGGGCGCAGGCCCTCGGCCTGGTCCGGTTCACGTTCTGCAAGAAGACCGGGGTGTTGACGGAGGCAGTGGAGCGGCTCGGCTCCCTCGCGGGAGCGGTGGGTGCGCCGGCCGGAGCACGGACCACCGCCTAG
- a CDS encoding 4'-phosphopantetheinyl transferase family protein has product MTVEAALRATRLHPGAWPRSLPLPAAGGGPELWLVPPGPLRTEVAALAGSVLDGAEKERAARLRRQEDREAYIAAHVGLRLLLGAYLGTAAAGVPLYRLPCTSCGRPHGRPAVHGDPVHFSLSHADGLCLLAFAATTVGVDVEPVPAPAVAEELAAALHPRESAELLALPPVQRTRAFARLWTRKEAYLKGLGTGLNRLPSLDYLGGSAEGAATAPPGWAVADIAVDDGYAAAVAYRC; this is encoded by the coding sequence ATGACCGTCGAAGCGGCGCTGCGGGCGACCCGGCTGCACCCCGGGGCGTGGCCGCGTTCACTTCCCCTGCCCGCGGCCGGGGGCGGGCCCGAGCTCTGGCTGGTCCCGCCCGGGCCCCTGCGGACCGAGGTGGCCGCACTGGCCGGGTCGGTCCTGGACGGGGCCGAGAAGGAGCGTGCCGCGCGGCTGCGCAGGCAGGAGGACCGCGAGGCGTACATCGCCGCGCACGTGGGTCTGCGGCTGCTTCTCGGCGCCTACCTCGGCACTGCTGCCGCCGGGGTGCCGCTGTACCGGCTGCCGTGCACTTCGTGCGGCCGGCCGCACGGACGCCCCGCGGTGCACGGCGATCCGGTGCACTTCTCGCTCTCGCACGCCGACGGGCTCTGCCTGCTGGCCTTCGCCGCGACCACGGTCGGTGTGGACGTGGAGCCGGTGCCTGCCCCCGCCGTCGCGGAGGAACTCGCGGCGGCCCTGCACCCGAGGGAGAGCGCCGAGCTGCTCGCCCTGCCGCCGGTCCAGCGCACGAGGGCCTTCGCCCGGCTGTGGACCCGTAAGGAGGCCTACCTGAAGGGGCTCGGCACGGGGCTGAACCGCCTGCCCTCCCTGGACTACCTGGGAGGGTCGGCGGAGGGGGCCGCCACCGCGCCGCCGGGCTGGGCGGTGGCCGACATCGCCGTTGACGACGGCTACGCCGCCGCCGTGGCCTACCGCTGCTGA
- a CDS encoding dCMP deaminase gives MRNPAGRATPDDRYWMAEAIELSTRCPRSTTAFSVGAVVVDESGAEISRGYSREADALVHAEESALAKLDRRDPRLAGATVYTSLEPCSIRKSRPASCTSLILAAGIGRVVLAWREPSLFVADCQGVRLLADAGVEVVELDEMAAAARAVNAYLPGMG, from the coding sequence ATGCGTAATCCCGCCGGCCGGGCCACCCCCGACGACCGGTACTGGATGGCCGAGGCGATCGAGCTGTCCACTCGCTGCCCGCGGTCGACGACGGCCTTCTCCGTCGGAGCCGTCGTGGTCGACGAGAGCGGAGCGGAGATCTCCCGGGGCTACTCCCGGGAGGCCGACGCACTCGTGCACGCAGAAGAGTCCGCGCTGGCCAAGCTGGACCGCCGCGACCCGCGGCTCGCCGGGGCCACGGTCTACACCTCGCTCGAACCGTGCAGCATCCGCAAGTCCCGGCCGGCGAGCTGTACGAGCCTGATCCTCGCGGCCGGGATCGGCCGGGTCGTCCTCGCCTGGCGGGAACCTTCGCTGTTCGTCGCGGACTGCCAGGGCGTGCGGCTCCTGGCCGACGCGGGAGTGGAGGTCGTCGAGCTCGACGAGATGGCCGCGGCGGCCCGCGCGGTCAACGCCTACCTGCCCGGAATGGGCTGA
- a CDS encoding RibD family protein has translation MPTDDAGSGEGRPYVLLSAAMSVDGCLDDTSGERLRLSNSEDFDRVEAVRAEYDAILVGAGTIRRDNPRLLVRSDARRADRVARGLPEHPVKVTITGSGLDASAEFFRTGGQKIVYCPAQACERVRDELAGVAEVVGAGDPLDLGLVLDDLGRRGTRRLMVEGGGTVHTQFLTEGLVDEIHLAVAPFFVGQSAAPRFVGPGFFPQDAAHRMRVAEVRQIGDVALVRYLVSTREGEPDA, from the coding sequence ATGCCCACTGACGACGCCGGCTCCGGCGAGGGACGCCCGTACGTCCTGCTCAGCGCGGCGATGTCGGTGGACGGCTGCCTGGACGACACCAGCGGTGAACGTCTGCGGCTGTCGAACTCCGAGGACTTCGACCGTGTCGAGGCCGTGCGTGCCGAGTACGACGCCATCCTCGTCGGAGCGGGAACCATTCGCCGCGACAATCCACGCCTCCTGGTCCGCTCCGACGCGCGCAGAGCGGACCGGGTCGCTCGCGGCCTGCCCGAACACCCGGTGAAGGTCACGATCACCGGGAGCGGTCTCGACGCCTCGGCGGAGTTCTTCCGCACCGGCGGACAGAAGATCGTCTACTGTCCGGCGCAGGCGTGCGAGCGGGTCCGCGACGAGCTCGCCGGGGTGGCCGAGGTGGTCGGCGCGGGCGACCCCCTCGACCTCGGTCTCGTACTGGACGACCTGGGGCGGCGCGGCACGCGCAGGCTGATGGTCGAGGGCGGCGGGACGGTGCACACGCAGTTCCTCACCGAGGGCCTCGTGGACGAGATCCACCTCGCCGTGGCGCCGTTCTTCGTGGGACAGAGCGCTGCCCCGCGCTTCGTGGGGCCCGGCTTCTTCCCGCAGGACGCGGCACACCGCATGCGGGTCGCGGAAGTCCGGCAGATCGGTGACGTGGCGCTGGTGCGCTACCTGGTCTCGACACGGGAGGGGGAGCCGGATGCGTAA
- a CDS encoding alpha/beta fold hydrolase — MATFVLVHGAWSGAHDFRKVRGPLRAAGHDVFTPSLTGVGERVHLASPQVGLTTHIADVVNCVRYEDLDEIVLLGFSYGGCVVTGALEYIADRVRHLVYLDAFVLEDGEAAGLPGGASGPRVPELGDSWLLPAPIREFDDPETGAWVTARRTPQPIGTFTEPVRLTRPLEDHPFTRTFIKATGEPRPEPAGPFWAAADRVSKSPAWRYREIATNHMIPSNRPEELAELLLELV, encoded by the coding sequence ATGGCAACCTTTGTCCTTGTCCACGGCGCCTGGAGCGGCGCTCACGACTTCCGCAAGGTGCGCGGCCCGCTGCGCGCGGCCGGACACGACGTCTTCACCCCGAGTCTGACCGGCGTCGGTGAGCGAGTGCACCTCGCGAGCCCGCAGGTCGGCCTGACCACGCACATCGCCGACGTGGTCAACTGCGTCCGCTACGAGGACCTCGACGAGATCGTGCTCCTCGGCTTCTCCTACGGCGGATGCGTCGTCACCGGGGCGCTGGAGTACATCGCGGACCGCGTGCGCCACCTCGTCTACCTCGACGCCTTCGTCCTCGAAGACGGCGAGGCGGCGGGCCTCCCCGGAGGCGCGAGCGGCCCGCGCGTGCCCGAGCTCGGCGACTCCTGGCTGCTGCCGGCGCCGATCCGTGAGTTCGACGACCCCGAGACCGGGGCGTGGGTCACCGCGCGGCGCACGCCGCAGCCCATCGGTACCTTCACCGAGCCGGTACGGCTGACGCGTCCGCTGGAGGACCATCCGTTCACCCGGACCTTCATCAAGGCCACCGGGGAGCCCCGCCCCGAGCCCGCCGGCCCCTTCTGGGCCGCCGCCGACCGGGTCTCGAAGTCCCCGGCCTGGCGCTACCGGGAGATCGCCACCAACCACATGATCCCCAGCAACCGGCCCGAGGAACTGGCCGAACTGTTGCTCGAGTTGGTTTGA
- a CDS encoding HAD-IIIC family phosphatase, translated as MDSQVSPPAAPGGSRETPRDKPRRGRIKCVVWDLDETVWDGVLLEDGKVVPRPAVVELVHELDARGILQSVASKNDFDAAMEQLEGFGLVEYFLHPRIGWGPKSSSVADIAAALNIGVDSLAFVDDQPFELEEVAFRHPQVLCVGADEIGEAVSQWEEFQPRFITEESAHRRSMYRSAIERDQAEEEAKSTGEDFLATLDMVFTISEAAEEDLQRAEELTVRTNQLNSTGRTYSYEELKVLSASPDHVLLVAELEDRFGEYGKIGLALVETRGPVWRLRLLLMSCRVMSRGVGAVLLNHVMTLARDNGARLQAEFVETGRNRMMFVTYRFAGFREVGTSGDALLLEADLTRVRPAPDHLVVAPRRA; from the coding sequence GTGGACAGCCAGGTGAGCCCTCCCGCCGCCCCCGGCGGGAGTCGCGAGACGCCTCGGGACAAGCCGCGCCGGGGCCGGATCAAATGCGTGGTGTGGGATCTGGACGAAACGGTCTGGGACGGAGTCCTCCTGGAGGACGGCAAGGTCGTCCCGCGCCCGGCCGTCGTGGAGCTGGTCCATGAACTGGATGCGCGCGGCATCCTGCAGTCGGTTGCCAGCAAGAACGACTTCGATGCGGCGATGGAGCAGCTGGAAGGCTTTGGACTCGTCGAGTACTTTCTCCATCCCCGCATCGGGTGGGGCCCCAAGTCCTCCTCCGTGGCGGACATCGCCGCGGCACTGAACATCGGCGTCGACTCCCTGGCGTTCGTCGACGACCAGCCGTTCGAACTGGAGGAAGTGGCCTTCCGGCACCCGCAGGTGCTGTGCGTCGGAGCGGATGAGATCGGGGAGGCGGTCTCCCAATGGGAGGAATTCCAGCCGAGGTTCATCACCGAGGAGTCCGCCCACCGGCGTTCGATGTACCGCAGCGCCATCGAGCGGGATCAGGCGGAGGAGGAGGCGAAGTCGACGGGTGAGGACTTCCTGGCGACCCTCGACATGGTCTTCACGATCAGCGAAGCCGCCGAGGAGGACCTCCAGCGTGCCGAGGAGCTGACGGTCCGGACCAACCAGCTGAATTCCACCGGTAGGACCTACTCCTACGAGGAACTCAAGGTACTGTCCGCATCTCCTGATCACGTCCTGCTCGTCGCCGAACTGGAGGACCGGTTCGGGGAGTACGGGAAGATCGGCCTCGCGCTGGTCGAGACCCGCGGACCGGTCTGGAGGCTTCGGCTGCTGCTGATGTCCTGCCGCGTGATGTCGCGCGGTGTCGGCGCGGTCCTGCTCAATCACGTCATGACCCTCGCGCGTGACAACGGGGCGAGGCTACAAGCGGAGTTCGTCGAGACCGGACGAAACCGGATGATGTTCGTGACCTACCGGTTCGCGGGCTTCCGGGAGGTCGGCACCAGCGGGGACGCCCTGCTGCTGGAAGCGGACCTGACGCGGGTCCGGCCGGCACCCGACCACCTGGTCGTCGCACCGCGGCGGGCCTGA
- a CDS encoding acyl-CoA dehydrogenase family protein: MSDGPFGRKEFRAVVDAEIAPHAARFDREQSIPANVLRRIGELGWWGAILPVEAGGSGMDMVTLGELHEEVGRGCSSVRSLLTVHSMAAYAVSRWGSEGQRARWLPLLARGEAIGAFCLTEPEAGSDAAGISATATRQQDGGFVLQGSKRWITGGQIADLLLVFARTGRGVSAFLVESDSPGVVVRPVHDMLGTRGSMLAEIDFQDCRLGPDALLGPDGFALATVVTGVLDIGRYSVACGCVGILQACMEAGASFTAAQGGRTQPLSSHQLVRQMLSQMVTDVSAARLLCRQAGELKDRNDPQTIMATWIAKYFASTAATRAASDAVQLHGAAGCAPDHAAQRYYRDAKIMEIIEGSTQIQQIKIAEEAYRWTAR, encoded by the coding sequence ATGTCTGACGGCCCCTTCGGCAGGAAAGAGTTCCGGGCCGTCGTCGACGCCGAGATAGCCCCCCACGCGGCCCGGTTCGACCGTGAGCAGTCCATCCCCGCGAACGTCCTGCGCCGCATCGGAGAGCTGGGATGGTGGGGGGCGATCCTCCCGGTCGAGGCCGGTGGCTCGGGCATGGACATGGTGACCCTGGGCGAGCTGCACGAGGAGGTCGGCCGGGGCTGCTCCTCGGTCCGCAGTCTGCTCACGGTCCATTCGATGGCGGCGTACGCAGTGTCCCGGTGGGGGAGCGAGGGGCAGCGCGCGCGCTGGCTGCCGCTGCTGGCGCGCGGCGAGGCCATCGGCGCCTTCTGCCTGACCGAACCGGAGGCCGGCAGCGACGCGGCCGGCATCTCGGCCACGGCCACCCGGCAGCAGGACGGCGGTTTCGTCCTGCAGGGCAGCAAGCGCTGGATCACGGGCGGTCAGATCGCCGATCTCCTGCTGGTGTTCGCCCGCACCGGGCGCGGGGTGTCGGCCTTCCTCGTGGAGAGCGACAGCCCGGGTGTCGTGGTCCGGCCGGTCCACGACATGCTGGGCACCAGGGGCAGCATGCTGGCCGAGATCGACTTCCAGGACTGCCGTCTGGGCCCGGACGCCCTCCTGGGCCCCGACGGCTTCGCACTCGCCACGGTCGTCACGGGCGTACTCGACATCGGCAGGTACAGCGTCGCCTGCGGCTGCGTCGGCATCCTCCAGGCGTGCATGGAGGCCGGGGCGAGCTTCACCGCCGCGCAGGGCGGACGGACGCAGCCGCTCAGCTCGCACCAGCTGGTCCGTCAGATGCTGAGCCAGATGGTCACCGACGTCAGCGCGGCCCGGCTGCTGTGCCGGCAGGCGGGAGAGCTGAAGGACCGGAACGACCCGCAGACCATCATGGCCACCTGGATCGCCAAGTACTTCGCCTCGACCGCCGCCACCCGGGCCGCGAGCGACGCCGTGCAGCTGCACGGGGCGGCCGGATGCGCCCCGGACCATGCCGCACAGCGGTACTACCGCGACGCCAAGATCATGGAAATCATCGAAGGCAGTACCCAGATCCAACAGATCAAGATCGCCGAGGAGGCGTACAGGTGGACAGCCAGGTGA
- a CDS encoding phosphopantetheine-binding protein, producing the protein MTTAVGPEIGKFLAGSFPNLEIADDDDLFEGGIANSLFTIQLIMFIEKRFAVQIPNEDLELDNFRTVTAMTKLVERLAETRSDV; encoded by the coding sequence ATGACGACAGCGGTGGGGCCGGAGATAGGGAAGTTCCTGGCCGGCAGCTTTCCGAACCTGGAGATAGCCGACGACGACGACCTCTTCGAAGGGGGCATCGCGAACTCGCTGTTCACCATCCAGCTCATCATGTTCATCGAGAAGCGCTTCGCGGTGCAGATCCCCAACGAGGATCTCGAACTGGACAACTTCCGGACCGTCACGGCCATGACCAAGCTGGTCGAGCGACTGGCGGAGACGCGTTCGGATGTCTGA
- a CDS encoding 3-hydroxyacyl-CoA dehydrogenase family protein, whose translation MSRVGVVGAGVMGGGVAQNLATAGHEVVLIDVSKEVLDRSAERMRNDLRFSRLVGTTGPALVDAARAQEAITFTTDYEALGDADFVIENVTERWDVKAEVYPVLDAVCPERTVFAANTSAIPITRIASLTGRAPRVLGIHFMNPVPQKPVVELIPGHHTSQEAVGTAQELLASMGKTAIVVNDSPGFVSNRVLMLTINEAAFLVHENVATPEDVDKVFTSCFGHKMGPLATADLIGLDTILHSIEVLHESFNDSKYRPCPLLKKMVDAGLHGRKTQQGFFTYGWEV comes from the coding sequence GTGAGCCGGGTCGGTGTGGTGGGCGCGGGTGTCATGGGCGGCGGGGTGGCCCAGAATCTGGCGACTGCCGGTCATGAAGTGGTTCTGATCGACGTGAGCAAGGAGGTGCTCGACCGGTCCGCCGAGCGGATGCGCAACGACCTGCGCTTCAGCCGGCTCGTCGGCACGACGGGCCCGGCCCTCGTGGACGCCGCCCGGGCGCAGGAGGCGATCACCTTCACCACCGACTACGAGGCCCTCGGCGACGCCGACTTCGTGATCGAGAACGTCACCGAGCGCTGGGACGTCAAGGCCGAGGTGTACCCGGTGCTCGATGCCGTGTGCCCGGAGCGCACCGTGTTCGCGGCCAACACCTCGGCGATCCCCATCACCAGGATCGCTTCACTGACGGGGCGGGCACCCCGGGTCCTGGGCATCCACTTCATGAACCCGGTGCCCCAGAAGCCCGTCGTCGAGCTCATCCCCGGCCATCACACCTCGCAGGAGGCGGTCGGCACGGCGCAGGAACTGCTGGCCAGCATGGGCAAGACGGCGATCGTGGTCAACGACTCGCCGGGCTTCGTCTCGAACCGCGTGCTGATGCTCACCATCAACGAGGCGGCGTTCCTGGTCCACGAGAACGTGGCCACACCGGAGGACGTCGACAAGGTCTTCACCTCCTGCTTCGGCCACAAGATGGGCCCGCTGGCGACGGCGGACCTGATCGGCCTCGACACCATCCTGCACAGCATCGAAGTGCTCCACGAGAGCTTCAACGACAGCAAGTACCGACCGTGTCCCCTGCTCAAGAAGATGGTCGACGCCGGGCTTCACGGCCGTAAGACCCAGCAGGGGTTCTTCACTTATGGCTGGGAGGTCTGA